A single region of the Anaerohalosphaeraceae bacterium genome encodes:
- a CDS encoding LamG-like jellyroll fold domain-containing protein gives MKRNRFWICIGFGLLFLSAGFAMDPILIGDFESGPDTSFTPYRYDHWFNGGLAISDTLLPAVAATRGTHSLKCVDADGGWGATVQLPLFVMGNSLDNPWIQAILSPNSVVSVDVTAFASEITAGWCELGFIHNTAAPSGGWNLYMWQPLVLDGLPHRYVFTIDEETRNAIINAIGGWGANIGFGINTGTGSSATIYIDNIWIWPEGIIDEFGPRNPSVEQEFAANPDFVNALLKWRPGADPNGQYEVNPLIADEYVFMSKTIDDPNLYYHGRTGVDPGLTMTESQYGPILLPINSTFRWAVVEAVEGFEQTFTVGVSTLADVEPNNIIGPIWSFNTLSTLPVITAQPVSTRYLIGGPNPQFTITVQSVTQPGYQWYFSQDGVIDASDVAISASIGGNSPTLTIPSPNRAYQGYYYCRVWNTATQSGGGSFPDLYSNVVTLVVERKVAEYLFDGNLNDTSGHNINGTGVGSPTFAPGVGGGQALSLNGLNQYVTLGNNGFPKAGLLDAGGIGGGLDRGSIVCWVKVNSVPGGEPYSKVAAILSGWNHGDGWPHTAFELAVESDLDSTYTNARALVLGETAQVSWVSWRPTWVNNFNMAGDGQWHMIAATWAMDDIMRVYVDGSLIATSGSASSSTFLPWVNGMLIGASPQDTQGGIHRYFNGLIDNLRVYNYVLTPETIAQEYYNLTGKPGCIYTDFPGSHFNVDNTGTSYCRVDLADFAMMAQNWLAEGFYP, from the coding sequence ATGAAAAGAAACAGGTTTTGGATTTGTATAGGATTCGGACTTCTTTTTCTGTCCGCCGGTTTTGCGATGGACCCGATTTTAATCGGAGATTTTGAAAGCGGCCCGGACACCAGTTTTACACCCTATCGATATGACCACTGGTTTAACGGCGGACTGGCCATTTCCGACACGCTTTTGCCGGCGGTGGCCGCTACGCGGGGAACCCATTCGTTAAAATGTGTGGATGCCGACGGCGGCTGGGGTGCTACGGTACAGCTGCCTTTGTTTGTGATGGGGAATAGTTTAGACAACCCCTGGATTCAGGCCATTCTGTCTCCGAACAGCGTTGTTTCGGTCGATGTGACGGCGTTTGCCTCAGAAATAACAGCCGGTTGGTGTGAACTGGGGTTTATTCACAACACGGCGGCCCCCAGCGGCGGCTGGAATCTGTATATGTGGCAGCCGCTGGTTCTGGACGGTCTGCCCCATCGGTATGTGTTTACAATAGATGAGGAAACGCGAAATGCCATTATCAATGCCATCGGCGGCTGGGGCGCCAATATCGGATTCGGCATCAATACCGGTACCGGCAGCAGCGCAACGATTTATATTGACAACATCTGGATTTGGCCGGAAGGAATCATTGATGAGTTCGGGCCGCGCAATCCCTCCGTGGAGCAGGAGTTTGCCGCCAATCCCGACTTCGTCAATGCTCTTCTGAAGTGGAGACCGGGAGCAGACCCCAACGGACAATACGAGGTCAATCCGCTGATTGCGGATGAATATGTTTTTATGAGCAAGACCATTGATGATCCCAATCTGTATTATCACGGCAGAACCGGCGTGGACCCGGGCCTGACGATGACTGAATCCCAGTATGGTCCCATCCTTCTGCCGATTAACAGCACGTTCCGCTGGGCGGTGGTGGAAGCCGTCGAAGGATTTGAACAAACCTTTACCGTCGGCGTCAGCACACTGGCGGATGTGGAACCCAACAACATCATCGGTCCCATCTGGTCCTTCAACACGCTCAGCACGCTGCCGGTGATTACAGCCCAGCCGGTGAGCACCCGGTATCTGATCGGCGGCCCCAACCCGCAGTTTACCATCACGGTTCAAAGCGTCACGCAGCCCGGCTACCAGTGGTACTTCTCCCAGGACGGGGTGATTGATGCGTCCGACGTTGCCATCAGCGCTTCGATTGGCGGCAACAGTCCGACGCTGACGATTCCCTCGCCGAACCGCGCTTATCAGGGCTATTACTACTGCCGAGTCTGGAATACGGCGACCCAATCCGGCGGAGGGTCTTTCCCGGACCTCTATTCGAATGTCGTTACGCTGGTTGTGGAACGCAAGGTGGCCGAATACCTCTTTGACGGCAACCTCAATGACACCAGCGGACACAACATCAACGGCACCGGTGTCGGCAGCCCGACCTTTGCCCCGGGCGTCGGCGGCGGTCAAGCGCTGTCTTTGAACGGCCTCAACCAGTATGTCACGCTGGGCAACAACGGCTTTCCGAAAGCCGGTCTGCTGGATGCCGGCGGCATCGGCGGCGGTCTGGACAGAGGGTCGATTGTCTGCTGGGTGAAGGTCAATTCCGTGCCGGGCGGGGAGCCCTACAGCAAGGTGGCGGCGATTTTGTCCGGCTGGAATCACGGAGACGGCTGGCCGCATACGGCTTTTGAACTGGCGGTGGAGTCGGATTTGGATTCCACTTATACCAACGCCCGGGCCCTTGTGCTGGGCGAGACGGCTCAGGTATCGTGGGTGTCCTGGCGGCCGACATGGGTGAACAACTTCAACATGGCCGGCGACGGACAGTGGCATATGATTGCGGCGACCTGGGCGATGGATGACATCATGCGGGTGTATGTGGACGGCAGTCTCATTGCCACCTCCGGCAGTGCCTCCAGCAGCACCTTCCTGCCGTGGGTAAACGGAATGCTCATCGGAGCATCGCCTCAGGATACGCAGGGCGGCATCCATCGGTACTTCAACGGGCTGATTGACAACCTGCGGGTGTACAACTATGTCCTCACTCCGGAGACAATTGCCCAGGAATACTATAATTTGACGGGCAAACCCGGCTGCATCTATACGGACTTCCCGGGCAGCCACTTCAACGTAGATAACACGGGAACGTCTTACTGCCGCGTTGATTTGGCGGACTTTGCCATGATGGCTCAAAACTGGCTGGCAGAGGGCTTTTATCCGTAA